CAATGACACGGAAAGAGAAAGCATCCAGAGCCGGAGAGACGCTAGCGTTACGGGCTGAAGGCTGATAGCTGATCGCTTCTCAGCTAATTAATGAAAATACGATCCGCCGTTGACGTCTACTACCAGGCCGTTTAGGTAGTTGGCTTCTTTGCTGGCTAGGAAAACCACCACATTGGCCACATCTTCTGAAGTGGCGACGCGTCCCAGGGGGACGTCTTTTATTATGCGTTCGAGATCACGCTCGATGTAGTCAGTGGTCATTTCCGTTTCGACATAACCAGGGGCGACACCGTAGGAAAGGATGCCTGTTTTAGCAAGTTCATTGGCCATGGAGCGAGTGAAGTTAATCATGGCGGCTTTGGTGACTGCATAATGAGATGCCTGGCGCTCACCCTTGAAACCTGTGCGAGAGGAGATATTGACTATCTTTCCTGTCTTGTATTCAAGAAAATGCCGAACAAAGAGATAACTTAAGTTCACTGCGCTTAGGAGGTTGGTTTCTACCATCTCCTT
This DNA window, taken from bacterium, encodes the following:
- a CDS encoding SDR family oxidoreductase — protein: MNAVVSGASRGIGRAIAVRLSQAGVRVIVHYNSSEEGAQKTLSLLKGFGHYSVQADLSDPMGCEKLARLSIEAFGQINLLVNNAGIYEHMRFDSVDYEEWQARWKEMVETNLLSAVNLSYLFVRHFLEYKTGKIVNISSRTGFKGERQASHYAVTKAAMINFTRSMANELAKTGILSYGVAPGYVETEMTTDYIERDLERIIKDVPLGRVATSEDVANVVVFLASKEANYLNGLVVDVNGGSYFH